The following proteins come from a genomic window of Calditrichota bacterium:
- a CDS encoding universal stress protein, translating to MGTIKNIICPIDLSESSKRAYRVAKYLSDTLEAQLWILHVLPEATDFYSSLYPDLSDLMGGIQEHIEEKIDAVIDTKDPLIHRVVLSGKPCEEIIKFQEHKNADLIVMGARGVSVIESILLGNTADRVLRNAKCPVVITRGDFRTYKIKKIVVPTDMSEYSDYTLEQVVELARASSAEIDLLHVLDVHTYDPDKVEDFMKSDKGKVLQKKVRDAMKMPDGAGDVSINKVVIRGFDVASEVANYARENKADMIVMSSHGRRGISKLLLGSVTDKVIRIAPCPVMAVKHPKLFD from the coding sequence ATGGGAACAATAAAGAATATTATTTGTCCGATTGATCTGTCGGAATCTTCAAAAAGGGCATACCGGGTGGCCAAATACCTGTCGGATACATTGGAAGCTCAATTATGGATTTTACACGTCCTTCCGGAGGCAACGGATTTTTACTCGTCTCTTTATCCCGATTTGTCAGATTTGATGGGCGGTATTCAGGAACATATTGAAGAAAAAATTGATGCTGTCATCGACACCAAGGATCCGCTTATCCATCGGGTGGTCTTATCCGGGAAACCCTGCGAAGAGATTATTAAATTTCAGGAACATAAAAATGCAGATTTAATTGTGATGGGGGCACGGGGCGTTTCGGTCATCGAATCCATTCTGCTGGGGAATACGGCAGACCGGGTGCTCAGAAATGCAAAATGCCCTGTGGTCATTACCCGGGGTGATTTCAGGACCTACAAAATCAAGAAAATTGTTGTGCCCACCGATATGTCCGAGTATTCCGATTATACTCTGGAACAGGTTGTGGAGCTGGCACGGGCATCCTCGGCCGAAATCGACCTGCTGCACGTGCTTGATGTTCACACCTACGATCCGGATAAGGTTGAAGATTTTATGAAAAGTGATAAGGGGAAAGTTCTGCAGAAAAAGGTGCGAGATGCGATGAAAATGCCGGATGGAGCCGGGGATGTATCCATTAACAAGGTCGTGATCCGCGGGTTTGATGTCGCTTCGGAAGTGGCAAATTACGCACGGGAAAACAAGGCGGATATGATTGTAATGTCGTCGCACGGCCGGAGAGGGATTTCCAAATTATTATTGGGAAGTGTGACCGACAAGGTGATTCGCATTGCCCCCTGCCCGGTGATGGCTGTAAAACATCCCAAATTGTTTGATTAA
- a CDS encoding rubrerythrin family protein → MRAMTEKNLLDAFAGESQAHMKYLIYAEKAEREHLPHIAKMFRAIAFAEFVHASNHFKALKKLNDTKDNLGDAYHGETFEVEEMYPAYKEVAQLQGEKTAVRTTDWALQAEKTHAEMYKAAKARAERGEDEEDQTIWVCEICGYTEVGESAPDVCPVCGAKPDSFQKF, encoded by the coding sequence ATGAGAGCGATGACAGAAAAAAATCTGCTGGATGCGTTTGCCGGGGAAAGTCAGGCACACATGAAATATCTTATTTATGCGGAAAAAGCAGAGCGCGAGCATCTGCCCCATATTGCAAAAATGTTTCGTGCCATTGCCTTTGCTGAATTTGTGCATGCCAGTAATCACTTTAAGGCATTAAAAAAACTGAATGATACAAAAGACAATCTGGGTGATGCCTATCACGGCGAAACCTTTGAGGTGGAAGAAATGTATCCGGCCTACAAGGAAGTCGCACAATTACAGGGCGAAAAAACGGCTGTACGGACCACGGACTGGGCACTTCAGGCGGAAAAAACCCACGCGGAGATGTACAAAGCCGCCAAGGCCCGTGCCGAACGGGGTGAAGATGAAGAAGATCAGACCATCTGGGTTTGCGAGATTTGTGGCTACACCGAGGTTGGGGAGAGTGCTCCCGATGTTTGTCCCGTTTGCGGCGCAAAGCCGGACTCTTTTCAAAAATTTTAA